Genomic segment of Arachis hypogaea cultivar Tifrunner chromosome 16, arahy.Tifrunner.gnm2.J5K5, whole genome shotgun sequence:
TATGATTTtgtaatgaaaaataaataatatttaattatttttagttaccgttattgttattattattatttttattcttcttcttcttcttcttcttattattattattattattattattattattattattattataaaatattatataatatttataattaatttttaataataaaaaataaataaatatttttataatattttataattattttttaagataataatagtaataatattatttagttaccgtttattattattattattattattattattattattattattattattattattattattattattattatttttgaataatgaataatgaattatttatttattatttttttataatttattattattttttaagataataatggTAATAATATCGTTTAGTTaccgtttttttattattattattattattattattattattattattattattatagaactgtataatatttattattatgttgTGATAATAAATGGTAAATAAATATTGTTTAGTTGCCgttttgatattattattattattattattattaaccaatattatttagaatttaataattatcattttttttgcaGGCTAACAGGAATTTGTTGTCTAGAAAATTTGATCCGTCCGATACTTTTAACGAGGTAGCTGCAGCGGCACTAGAGTTTATTGGGTTTTAACACGTTTCGCGAGTAGGCAAAATGAGAGGTCATTCTGCACTACTGAGTAAGTTGGTGGAACGCTGACGGCCGGAGACTCACACATTTCATCTTCCGGTCGGTGAAGTCACGGTGACGTTGGAAGATGTGGCCTATATTCTTGGTCTCCCGATTAATGGGGAGGCCGTTACGGGTAGATCAGACAGCAGTCACCAGTTTTTGGTGGAGAACTGCATTGCGTGTTTTGGTCAGGAGCCCGGTCCGCAAGATCACGTGTTGGGAAAGCTTAATATTGCATGGGTCCGGCGGTGCAGAGATAGCGAGCTGTGTGATACTCAGGAGTCGGTTGAGCGATACATCCGGGCGCACATTTTCTGCGTGCTCGGAACAATTGTGTTTACGGATAAGTCGACCACTTCATTGAACTCGAAGTTTCTACCGCTACTTCGGGATTTCCACCTTATCTCATCGTACAGTTGGGGGGCAGCCAGTCTGGCACACCTGTACAGATCGTTGTGTCGTGCATCATGATACAAATGTAAAGAGATGGATGGCCCACTGACACTGTTTTTTGTTTGAGCGTGGGAGCGTATGCCGCTCCTGGCACTTATACCCCGCGATCAGCTCGGCGATGTTGGTATTCCACTTGCGCGACGGTattgatttttattgttattgttgttgttgttgttgttgttactactactactattatttttattagttattattattattattgtaattatttttattattattattaatttgttattctATTATTATGTTTTTTGTTAGGTAGAGTCATTGGCACTGACATACAAGATATATACGGAGGCCTATTGCGCATTTTAGGCGAGGACTCGACGACATGGGACTTGACATCTGACGATGTAAGTTGTAACCAGTAATATCCAATATTTTTATTCAGAAGAATAATTTTTCTAATCGGCCTCTTCGTAACTAATGTGCAGTTCATATGGCGGCCGTATATGGGAGTGGGGGTTCCTGATGTCCTCGACACCCATTTGGTTATCTGCTCCACCCAGTCGCCACTAGTGTCATTCGAGTGCATAGAATGGCACCCAGCAGACCGAGTTAGATGATAGTTCGGGATGCAACAGCTTCCACCAGGCCTTGCATTCGACCTTGGTCGTGATCATTGCAAGCGGTTGACAGGAGCACAAAACCATGATTGGGGACAGATTTACAGTCAATGGGTTAACAGGTGGAGCTCTGACCGCTATAACGCGTTGCAGATAGGCGAAGAGATTGTTGACTTTCATCCTCTCCCAGTGTACTACGAGTGGTACACACAACAATATGGAGTTCACCTGCGACTGTCAGATAGAGTTCCAGGTGAAGAGGTCGGCGCCGATGAACCACAATAGCAACAGGAAGAACCAGCTGGCCATCAGCCTCAAGTCCCACCTCATGAGCAGCAGTTTCAGGTATGTTTATTAATTACCAGttgtattattattaatgtttaggattatgaatttaattatttatcagtAATTACTATTAATTGTAATTAGTTGTTAATCAGGTTCCGGCTTATTAGCACCACTATCAGTCCCGGTATATGCCCAGCAGTAGCCTACATATCAGCAGCAGGCACCATATATACCAGAACCACAACCAACTCAGGCACCATATATACCGAAACCACAGCTAAGTCAGGCACCTGAGCCCTACATACCACCTCTGGTAATTCCAGCCGCCGGTCACTTTAGTCCGTTGGGTGGATCTAACACTATCAGCTTCTCTCAGGTCTTGAGAGATTTAGATTATCTATTTCCGACGGTACCACAGGAAGGGCCTGCTACATCTCAGCAGTCTGCGGGTCGTCGCGCCACTTCAGGTCATGCCAGTGACTTCGACTTTGATCAGTCGATGGGTCATGTAGATTCGTCCGATCTTTCCGCACCACCACGATCTCAGTTGTTTGATTTGAATGAGTATCCGTAGCAGGAAGAGGGGGATTTGGGATACGACTTGCAGCACTGGTATGACCTTGGTGGAGCGAGTGGTTCAGGGATAAGTGGTTCCAGTTTGTATGACACCGGTGGTGCGAGCATGACAGATTTCGGTGCAAGCAGTGGGTTGGATGTCGGTGTGTCTCAGGGTCATTCATATAACTTACGGACACAGACTGCGCCTCCGGACAAATACACCCCATCCTTGTATTCGAAGAAGGCACCGAGGAAGTAGTCTGTTGTAGTTGATCTTGTATTCTATGTTGTATTCAGATTTGTATTCAGTGTCGTACCGAGTATTTAGATGATTCTGTTcagtattattattatgacatatTTAACCTTGTTCTCATATAACTCTGTTTAAGATTATCATGTTTCACTTTTGGAACGAaatgtttatttattaaaaagataCATAACAAAGTTAAATACTCCATTTATTATAAATTGTTAACTAAGTTAAAATAAATGACGAGGTTACATAAAAAGTAACATATAATTGTGAAGTACGTCATAACAAAGTTACATTGAAAAGCTTAATAACTAATGACCTCCAGCGGAGCTTGGACCTGCGCGCTGAAGACATCGGCTGCGGCTATGTCCCTCGCGTCCACATATAGTGCACTTGCGAGGACCACGCATATCCCGCGAATCCATCTCATTTAAGTAGTGGGTTGACTTTGGTCTTCCTTTCGTCGCGCGCCTCAATGTCCAGTTGGCAATCACCTTTGCTCCTTCATATCTATCCCATGTAGATGGGTCACCCAGAGGAACAAACTCGCCTATGTACACCTTGCAAATTTCAGACATCTTGTACACGTCGTGCACGTACACCTGCCAATCAAGACGCTGGTTGGCGCAACATGCAAGAACGTGGCGACATGGGAGTCGCTCGACCTAGAAATGGCCACAGTCGCAGTGTCGTTGCGCAAGGTTAACAGTGTAAATGGTACCATCTTGCATTTCGCGAACCTCAAACATCTCGTTGCGCCTGTCGAACCGGTTGACCACAATGTTTTCTGCACATTGGAAGCTTTCTTCAACTCTCTTCCTTGTaaattgtgaatatgtgaatccGTTGCGGAGACGCTCATGAGCCTCGGTACTCTTCCGAGTAAACAACTCATTCAGTCGATAGAAAGTTGACCGGACAAGGGCAGTCACAGAAAGGTTGCGTGCACCCTTCAGGACAGAATTTATGCACTCTACCAAGTTTGTCGTCATATGTCCCCAATGATGACCACCATCAAATGCCAACACCCATCTCTCAACACCAATCTCATCGCACCATTGAGTATATGCCTCACCCCGCTCTTTAAGCCTTTGGTAGTTTTTGTTGTACTCTTGCTCCGTCCTAGAATAGCTTGTAGAACAGACCATTTAATCATAAGCAGATGCCACAAATTTACTATGAATAGAACCATAACAGCGAGTTGAAATACCTGTGTTCACCACAAGTTTATGCAAATATGGAGCCTTGAACCTCCTTAAGAAGTTGGACCCGATGTGCCTAATGCAGTACATGTGCCACGCCCTTGGTGGTGACCATGCACCGTTACTGCGAGCTATTGCAGTGTCGATGGAGGTATGGCGGTTAGAAATAATACCCACACCATCAATGGTACAACATATCTCCACAAATCGGTTAGGAAAAACAACCATGCGTCTGCTGTCTCGCCATCGACAAtcgcaaatgcaataggcacaaTGTTTTGATTCCCATCTTGTGCAACCGCTACCAGAAgtgcacctttatattttcaGTACAGGTGCGTGCCATCAACCTGCACTAGTGGCTTGCAGTGTCTGAATGCTACAATACACGGATAGAAGCTCCAAAAAACGCGGTGCAGAACTCTTACACCCTGAATCTCCTCACTCTCACGGTAAACGGGGAGTGTTTTAATTTGAACACGAGACCTTGGCATCTTCACTGTCATTGCTTTCAACCATACTGGAAGAGTCTGGTAAGAAACTTCCCAATCACCGAAAACTTTTGCGACagctttctgctttgccaaccaagccttccGGTAACTCACAGCGTAGTTGAACCTGCCTTGGACTTCTGCAATAACAGACTTCACCTTTATCGAGGGGTCTGCTTCGACCAACGGCCTAATGGCATCTGCAATTGTGTTCgagtccaacttggcatgatcttgtgaaatcaTGCCCACGGTGCACGTGTGCTTGCCATTGTATCTCCTGATCTCCCAACAAACTTTTTTTCGAATCAAGctagctcggataagccagtcgcaccctgcaccataccccttgcatttcgcatagaatgtctgtggctcagactcatacacagtgtaatcaactcTTCTAGAGATggtgtagcttttgattgcagatatcacTGACTCTCTCGAACCAAATTTCATTTCGACCCTAAACTCGCCATCTTCCGCCGCAGCGTTGCCTTCACCTACGACATGCGCACCACCATCAGTCagacaaggaaaataaaataagcaCTATAGAAAACTTGAGTTAATAATCATAACATATCCGTATTTGCATACTCAGGAAATTCCGGGGCATGCATGGCTTCAAGATCTAATGTCCGCATAAAAGACGGAACACCAAACGGGTGCTGGCTTACAATCGTATTTGCTTAATTTTGCACCGCCAGATTGCTTGCCAAGTCTCCGTCATCATTTTcgtcatcgacttcatagttTGCTTCGAATTCCTCTTCACTGTCATTattatcttcttcccaatctatatccTCGAGCTCATCAACATTGACCTCCTCCCCGACCGCGCCCAACTCTGACTGCTGTTCGAACTCAACGTACAACTCTATCATCGGCACATGAAatcgggtttgttgataaatacaTAACATATGCTGCATACTGGCATCGTCAGTGATGGGCATCATTTGAAACTGTATCAAcccaccaaatacttgtacaGGATTCCTGTATAAAATGTTACTCACCCTTTTCGAAATGTGGCTTTGAATGTTATTACAAAGTCCATTTTgcaactctacaaaactcatggTACATGGAATAGCAAATAACAACagacattcacaaacaaaagttACTCTCTCATGTGTGTTTGGTATAACCTCACCGTTATAATATACTCGCAAATTTGCAATATTTTTCATAACTGCAACCTCACCTAATCCGATTTTTTGACACACCTGACTGCCAAAAAAATTCAGAACTACAACATATGTGTAAGAAAAAAGAATACAATGAGTAGAAATGGAGTAAGGCAAGCTGAATGAGAGTGTTGCTTCGTATTTATAGGCCAGACTCGtgtttaaaacatatttttttaaacaaaacgcAACATGCGTTTTTAGTTTCTCAACAAAAAAGGCTGACAGCCCATAAAACACAACCTGCGTTTATGGAAAAAGCTGACACAAACCACATCAAAACGTAGCTTACGATTGGCTTTaaaggaaatttaaaaaaaatttaaaaagttttgaaaaaacaaaacgcATGCTGCGTTTGTCTTTTTctctcaataaaataaaataaaataaataaaaacaatgctaaacGTTACCTACGTTTTGAATAAGTTCCATAGCAGTGGAAATATTGGTCATGCATCCATTTCATTAGACAACACCAATGACAAatccataatgaaaaaaaagagcCTCATTTTTAGTATGCACCCACAATGTATCCTAAAAAATGATACAATGATCgtaaaattttttcaatactATTAGAACTTATATAGTAGGAATGTGTTCTAAGCTCTATATAGCTTTTTTAAGGTGGGAGAATCCTCAAATGTTTTAATCACATCCATATCTACCTCATTTCGAATATTCTGGATGTGAATTCTATGACTTAGGTGGAGCCTATTAATCTTTTTTCAGTTGTTTAAAAAGTTTATATCTAAAGTCCTTATTCATAGGCTTCAAAGTACAAAGAATAAACTAGTAAGTTTCAACCAGAGTACTTTGATAAAGGATAGATTAATTTCTCACAATATTCTTATTTCTCACGAGTACAGCATTATTTTACAACAAAATGGTAGAGCTTAGAAGTAAAAGTGGCGATTAAATTAGAAATGACCAAAGCTTATGATATAGAGTTCGTTTGGCTGAGTTTCTaagaaaaaatcttttttttagttatctttttttaaagatcttatggaaaagtaaaagtaattttatgtttgggtatctcatgcaaaaatatcttttatctatcaattatgtttgggtgtaacaatataaaagtacttttttgtttatttattacatgaaaaacatatttttttaaggaaaaaagatcttttaaaaaaaagatataaattacaacttctcaaaaaatatattttttttaatttttttagtgcttttacttttactattagaaatttgtcaaacacactaaaaaataaaaaagatcttttttatcaaaataatggcgcccaaacaaacACATAGTTGAATAGAATTTTCTCCGATTTATGCTAGGCAAATCGGGGTTTGATGATACTTTGGTTTTTTAAGACGGGTGGATGAAATTAGTGAGAGTTGAGTTGTGGAGTAGTACATTGATGATGAGTTGATAACGGAATGAGAATATGAAATTGAgaattgatgatggttatgatgagtttgGGACCAGAATGTTGACAAGGATTATATATTACTGATATGCTGAAATTTGGTAAGTCGGCataggggctgtggcagtctcctaCTCACATAAAATACATTGGTTTGGAAAGTCGCTATGCGCCTCAGGCAAGGACGGTGGTAAATCCTGTTTGTCGAGGTACGGCATCGGCGTAGGGACCGTGGCAATCTCCCGCCTATGTTTAGATGTGAGGGCTGTGGTAGTCTCCCACTCACATAACCTTCTCTGCCGCAAGAGTAAACTCGAGCATTATAACCTGAAAGAGTGTGTCGGACACTATATCCACGGGGCGCAGAAATAAGTGGGCTAGACATTATACACCAGGAAGCGCCAAGAAAAAGTGAGTAGGGCACTATATTCCTGGGCGTGACAAAAACgctacatccgaaaggatgtgtcgggttggcagttgaaccggcaagtgatatcacgagttaataggatagacattcatcatatgaatCTTCTATGTACTTGTTTGTTTTTCTTAACTTTTGTTATGCCTAAATGAATCACATGTCTACTTACTATTTGATTTACTTGCTGTATATGTATATCACTTGtactttacttgtttgcattaccTGTGTTTTCTGTTGGAATTGAGGAGATTTGGTAGGCGGTGGCAATggaatcgcatggaggataggttggtgaaggctgtgggacagcagtgACTAGTTTAGTTAGATATCccttaagttagattaccctgtttatggtttaatTCATACATttcgttaagcttgaatatcattatatcgatgtgaagttctagaatTGTCTTTGGCTTCCCATAACCTTATATCTTatttattgggcactgttaccatactgagaacctccggttctcatatcatacgttgttgttgttttcagatgcaagtcgcaaTCCACCTCGGTGAATTTgcagatggtgacagagcggatgaTGGATCACATTTtagtcttttatttatttagttgtaGATTTCTCTCACTTttgattttttgtatattttgttgttttagaGGCTTTTGCGTTAAACTTAGAGAGATAGGAAGTAAGCCTTTTATAAAATTCTGTTGTATCTTTTGACTAGTCAGCCTAAACTTTGCGGGCTGCGGCTAGTTCCCCTTTCAGATaatgcacacacacacacacacacacacaacttGTTTATCTATTAGCTACTACCTTGTATCTTGGAGCTTTATGCAAGGTTGTATATATTATGTTCTGTTCTTGTCGTGCCTACGCGTTTAAGTTATCATGTGTGAACGTTTTACATTTGTAATTTCACATGGAGCTTTATGGAAGGTTGTATATATTATGTTCTGTTCTTGTCGTGCCTACGCGTTTTAGTTATCATGTGTGAACATTTTGTGTTTGTAATTCCACTTTATGCGATTTTGAGCTTTCATTCATTCATCAAGCTTTTAGTATTATtacttttttctatatatatatatatatatatatatatattattgtatggGTTTTAGAACGGTCGTAACACTTTATTATCCTTTGCTTTATGGCTAAAGGTAAAGCTTAGGGTGATATGGTGTTACATATATTATCTTAGTTTAATATATACATTTAATGAAATATTATTTGaaccttttatttatattttttattttttaaaaatttctttatgGATATGGTCTAAGAGTGTGAAGGACACATATTATAAACTGaatgtcacggccttggacacactccaacactaccgtgccggcactcggacttactcgaAGCACGTCTCGAATTACCTCTGCTCGGTTCGTCTTTGTCTCCATGATATGGTTTAAACATACTCATATGGAAGACTGGgtggatcttcatagagggaggaagttgtactttgtaagcaacctccccatcacgtccaatgatctcaaatggcccttcgtatttgcggattaagcccttatgaactttgcgaaagactttgaattgttgtggaagaagtttaatcattaccttgtctcccacttggtagcttgcatgcctcctcttcttatctACTCATTTCTTCATCCCCTTTGCAGCTTTATCgaggtaagaacgagtgacatTTGCTTGTTCTTCGcatgacttaatcatatgataagctccagggctcttccctgagtaagagaaagaaagagagtgagGTGTAAACGGCTGTTATCCAATCACAATCTCGAACGGACTCTTCCTTGTAGACTCACTCCTTTGCAGATTGTATGAGAACTGAGCAATGTCTAGAAgttttgtccaatccttctgattagcgcttacaaaatgcctcaagtaacactcgagtaaggcattcactctctcagtctgcccatcgatttgaggatggaagcttgttgaaAAATGAAGCTCTGACGTAAGGAGTTTGAACAGCTCTGTCCATAGTCGTCTTGTG
This window contains:
- the LOC112756645 gene encoding uncharacterized protein; the encoded protein is MISQDHAKLDSNTIADAIRPLVEADPSIKVKSVIAEVQGRFNYAVSYRKAWLAKQKAVAKVFGDWEVSYQTLPVWLKAMTVKMPRSRVQIKTLPVYRESEEIQGVRVLHRVFWSFYPCIVAFRHCKPLVQVDGTHLRRMVVFPNRFVEICCTIDGVGIISNRHTSIDTAIARSNGAWSPPRAWHMYCIRHIGSNFLRRFKAPYLHKLVVNTGISTRCYGSIHSKFVASAYD